In one window of Camelus bactrianus isolate YW-2024 breed Bactrian camel chromosome 13, ASM4877302v1, whole genome shotgun sequence DNA:
- the RNF207 gene encoding RING finger protein 207 isoform X2: MSGAIFAPLEGPSALDAASGHPLVCPLCHAQYERPCLLDCFHHFCAGCLRGRAADGHLSCPLCQYQTVVKGPSGLPPVDRLLQFLVDSSGDGLEVVRCANCDLECGRGDHVLLQHLRAAAVRALPRRDAPGTHVLAPRHRGLGPAQPRRAPEVHAACRTLHHVLHRQEVAAVHPLLPGHAEGEPGPLRGSRVGVCAGLRAAAAGGAVKALQTATREAIALLQAMVEEVRRSAADEEAAIHALFGSMQDKLAERKALLLQAVQSQYEEKDKAFKEQLSHLATLLPTLQVHLVICSSFLSLANKAEFLDLGYELMERLQGIVTRPHRLRPAQSSKITSDHRNEFARCLEPLLLPGPRWAAGAGGGTSMLAGGSGPKVMLGPSCPSPVGKMLGSPVQKPTLHRSINTKVLLAEGDDSPFTEHCRHYEDSYRRLQVEMQNLKDQVQELHRDLTKHHSLIKAEIMGDILHKSLQVDAQITAEYASVEGMRVVFQEIWEESYQRVANEQEIYEAQLRDLLQLKQENAYLTTITKQITPYVRSIAKVKERLEPRFQAPVDEQSDHLQNTYDDGVNGETQARNDPVTVLEKREKTSEPKGNSRALSSLTDEPSLKNKDSHRPKPKNGGDVPTRRERPA; this comes from the exons ATACCAGACGGTGGTGAAGGGCCCCAGCGGGCTCCCTCCAGTGGATCGGCTGCTGCAGTTCCTGGTGGACAGCTCAGGAGATGGCCTGGAGGTGGTGCGCTGTGCCAACTGTGACCTGGAGTGCG GACGCGGAGACCACGTACTTCTGCAACACCTGCGGGCAGCCGCTGTGCGCGCGCTGCCGCGACGAGACGCACCGGGCACGCATGTTCTCGCGCCACGACATCGTGGCCTTGGGCCAGCGCAGCCGCGACGTGCTCCAGAAGTGCA CGCTGCATGCCGAACCCTACATCATGTTCTCCACCGACAAGAAGTCGCTGCTGTGCATCCGCTGCTTCCGGGACatgcagag GGAGAGCCGGGCCCACTGCGTGGATCTCGAGTCGGCGTATGTGCAGGGCTGCGAGCGGCTGCAGCAGGCGGTGCTG TGAAGGCCCTGCAGACCGCCACGCGGGAGGCCATCGCGCTGCTGCAGGCGATGGTGGAGGAGGTGCGACGCAGCGCAGCCGATGAGGAGGCCGCCATCCACGCCCTCTTCGGCAGTAtgcag GACAAACTGGCAGAGAGGAAAGCGCTGCTGCTTCAAGCTGTGCAGAG CCAGTATGAAGAAAAGGACAAGGCCTTCAAGGAGCAGCTCTCCCATTTAGCCACTCTGCTGCCCACCCTGCAG GTTCACCTGGTCATCTGCTCTTCCTTCCTCAGTTTGGCCAACAAGGCTGAGTTCCTGGACCTGGGCTAT GAGCTGATGGAGAGACTGCAGGGCATCGTCACACGGCCACATCGCCTGAGGCCGGCACAGAGCAGCAAG ATCACCAGCGACCACCGCAACGAGTTCGCACGCTGCCTGGAGCCGCTGCTGCTGCCGGGGCCACGCTGGGCGGCGGGTGCTGGGGGTGGCACCAGCAT GCTAGCAGGGGGCTCGGGCCCCAAGGTAATGCTGGGGCCCAGCTGTCCTTCCCCAGTGGGAAAGATGTTGGGGTCACCGGTCCAAAAGCCCACGCTGCACCGGTCCATCAATACCAAGGTGCTGCTGGCAGAGGGTGATGATTCACCCTTCACGGAGCACTGCCGCCACTATGAGGACTCCTACCGG CGCCTGCAGGTGGAGATGCAGAACCTGAAGGACCAGGTCCAGGAGTTGCACCGGGACCTCACCAAGCACCACTCGCTCATCAAGGCCGAGATCATGGGCGACATTCTGCACAAGTCCTTGCAGGTGGACGCCCAGATCACCGCGGAGTACGCGTCTGTGGAGGGGATGAGAGTCGTCTTCCAGGAG ATTTGGGAGGAATCCTACCAGCGGGTGGCTAATGAGCAGGAGATTTATGAAG CCCAGCTCCGTGACCTTCTCCAGCTGAAACAGGAGAATGCCTACCTGACCACCATCACCAAGCAGATCACACCCTACGTCCGCTCCATTGCCAAGGTGAAGGAGCGGCTGGAGCCCAG GTTTCAGGCACCCGTGGATGAACAGTCGGACCACCTGCAAAACACGTATGACGACGGCGTGAATGGCGAGACCCAGGCCAG GAACGATCCAGTAACTGTcttggaaaagagagagaagacctCAGAGCCTAAAGGGAACAGCCGGGCTCTGAGCAGCCTCACAGATGAGCcttcactgaaaaacaaagattctcATAGACCCAAACCGAAAAACGGGGGTGACGTCCCCACGCGGAGAGAGCGCCCAGCCTAG
- the RNF207 gene encoding RING finger protein 207 isoform X8, producing the protein MAWRWCAVPTVTWSADAETTYFCNTCGQPLCARCRDETHRARMFSRHDIVALGQRSRDVLQKCTLHAEPYIMFSTDKKSLLCIRCFRDMQRESRAHCVDLESAYVQGCERLQQAVLAVKALQTATREAIALLQAMVEEVRRSAADEEAAIHALFGSMQDKLAERKALLLQAVQSQYEEKDKAFKEQLSHLATLLPTLQVHLVICSSFLSLANKAEFLDLGYELMERLQGIVTRPHRLRPAQSSKITSDHRNEFARCLEPLLLPGPRWAAGAGGGTSMLAGGSGPKVMLGPSCPSPVGKMLGSPVQKPTLHRSINTKVLLAEGDDSPFTEHCRHYEDSYRRLQVEMQNLKDQVQELHRDLTKHHSLIKAEIMGDILHKSLQVDAQITAEYASVEGMRVVFQEIWEESYQRVANEQEIYEAQLRDLLQLKQENAYLTTITKQITPYVRSIAKVKERLEPRFQAPVDEQSDHLQNTYDDGVNGETQARNDPVTVLEKREKTSEPKGNSRALSSLTDEPSLKNKDSHRPKPKNGGDVPTRRERPA; encoded by the exons ATGGCCTGGAGGTGGTGCGCTGTGCCAACTGTGACCTGGAGTGCG GACGCGGAGACCACGTACTTCTGCAACACCTGCGGGCAGCCGCTGTGCGCGCGCTGCCGCGACGAGACGCACCGGGCACGCATGTTCTCGCGCCACGACATCGTGGCCTTGGGCCAGCGCAGCCGCGACGTGCTCCAGAAGTGCA CGCTGCATGCCGAACCCTACATCATGTTCTCCACCGACAAGAAGTCGCTGCTGTGCATCCGCTGCTTCCGGGACatgcagag GGAGAGCCGGGCCCACTGCGTGGATCTCGAGTCGGCGTATGTGCAGGGCTGCGAGCGGCTGCAGCAGGCGGTGCTG GCAGTGAAGGCCCTGCAGACCGCCACGCGGGAGGCCATCGCGCTGCTGCAGGCGATGGTGGAGGAGGTGCGACGCAGCGCAGCCGATGAGGAGGCCGCCATCCACGCCCTCTTCGGCAGTAtgcag GACAAACTGGCAGAGAGGAAAGCGCTGCTGCTTCAAGCTGTGCAGAG CCAGTATGAAGAAAAGGACAAGGCCTTCAAGGAGCAGCTCTCCCATTTAGCCACTCTGCTGCCCACCCTGCAG GTTCACCTGGTCATCTGCTCTTCCTTCCTCAGTTTGGCCAACAAGGCTGAGTTCCTGGACCTGGGCTAT GAGCTGATGGAGAGACTGCAGGGCATCGTCACACGGCCACATCGCCTGAGGCCGGCACAGAGCAGCAAG ATCACCAGCGACCACCGCAACGAGTTCGCACGCTGCCTGGAGCCGCTGCTGCTGCCGGGGCCACGCTGGGCGGCGGGTGCTGGGGGTGGCACCAGCAT GCTAGCAGGGGGCTCGGGCCCCAAGGTAATGCTGGGGCCCAGCTGTCCTTCCCCAGTGGGAAAGATGTTGGGGTCACCGGTCCAAAAGCCCACGCTGCACCGGTCCATCAATACCAAGGTGCTGCTGGCAGAGGGTGATGATTCACCCTTCACGGAGCACTGCCGCCACTATGAGGACTCCTACCGG CGCCTGCAGGTGGAGATGCAGAACCTGAAGGACCAGGTCCAGGAGTTGCACCGGGACCTCACCAAGCACCACTCGCTCATCAAGGCCGAGATCATGGGCGACATTCTGCACAAGTCCTTGCAGGTGGACGCCCAGATCACCGCGGAGTACGCGTCTGTGGAGGGGATGAGAGTCGTCTTCCAGGAG ATTTGGGAGGAATCCTACCAGCGGGTGGCTAATGAGCAGGAGATTTATGAAG CCCAGCTCCGTGACCTTCTCCAGCTGAAACAGGAGAATGCCTACCTGACCACCATCACCAAGCAGATCACACCCTACGTCCGCTCCATTGCCAAGGTGAAGGAGCGGCTGGAGCCCAG GTTTCAGGCACCCGTGGATGAACAGTCGGACCACCTGCAAAACACGTATGACGACGGCGTGAATGGCGAGACCCAGGCCAG GAACGATCCAGTAACTGTcttggaaaagagagagaagacctCAGAGCCTAAAGGGAACAGCCGGGCTCTGAGCAGCCTCACAGATGAGCcttcactgaaaaacaaagattctcATAGACCCAAACCGAAAAACGGGGGTGACGTCCCCACGCGGAGAGAGCGCCCAGCCTAG
- the RNF207 gene encoding RING finger protein 207 isoform X7, translated as MATSPARCATSPQIPDGGEGPQRAPSSGSAAAVPGGQLRRWPGGRGDHVLLQHLRAAAVRALPRRDAPGTHVLAPRHRGLGPAQPRRAPEVHAACRTLHHVLHRQEVAAVHPLLPGHAEGEPGPLRGSRVGVCAGLRAAAAGGAVKALQTATREAIALLQAMVEEVRRSAADEEAAIHALFGSMQDKLAERKALLLQAVQSQYEEKDKAFKEQLSHLATLLPTLQVHLVICSSFLSLANKAEFLDLGYELMERLQGIVTRPHRLRPAQSSKITSDHRNEFARCLEPLLLPGPRWAAGAGGGTSMLAGGSGPKVMLGPSCPSPVGKMLGSPVQKPTLHRSINTKVLLAEGDDSPFTEHCRHYEDSYRRLQVEMQNLKDQVQELHRDLTKHHSLIKAEIMGDILHKSLQVDAQITAEYASVEGMRVVFQEIWEESYQRVANEQEIYEAQLRDLLQLKQENAYLTTITKQITPYVRSIAKVKERLEPRFQAPVDEQSDHLQNTYDDGVNGETQARNDPVTVLEKREKTSEPKGNSRALSSLTDEPSLKNKDSHRPKPKNGGDVPTRRERPA; from the exons CTTCTCCGCAGATACCAGACGGTGGTGAAGGGCCCCAGCGGGCTCCCTCCAGTGGATCGGCTGCTGCAGTTCCTGGTGGACAGCTCAGGAGATGGCCTGGAG GACGCGGAGACCACGTACTTCTGCAACACCTGCGGGCAGCCGCTGTGCGCGCGCTGCCGCGACGAGACGCACCGGGCACGCATGTTCTCGCGCCACGACATCGTGGCCTTGGGCCAGCGCAGCCGCGACGTGCTCCAGAAGTGCA CGCTGCATGCCGAACCCTACATCATGTTCTCCACCGACAAGAAGTCGCTGCTGTGCATCCGCTGCTTCCGGGACatgcagag GGAGAGCCGGGCCCACTGCGTGGATCTCGAGTCGGCGTATGTGCAGGGCTGCGAGCGGCTGCAGCAGGCGGTGCTG TGAAGGCCCTGCAGACCGCCACGCGGGAGGCCATCGCGCTGCTGCAGGCGATGGTGGAGGAGGTGCGACGCAGCGCAGCCGATGAGGAGGCCGCCATCCACGCCCTCTTCGGCAGTAtgcag GACAAACTGGCAGAGAGGAAAGCGCTGCTGCTTCAAGCTGTGCAGAG CCAGTATGAAGAAAAGGACAAGGCCTTCAAGGAGCAGCTCTCCCATTTAGCCACTCTGCTGCCCACCCTGCAG GTTCACCTGGTCATCTGCTCTTCCTTCCTCAGTTTGGCCAACAAGGCTGAGTTCCTGGACCTGGGCTAT GAGCTGATGGAGAGACTGCAGGGCATCGTCACACGGCCACATCGCCTGAGGCCGGCACAGAGCAGCAAG ATCACCAGCGACCACCGCAACGAGTTCGCACGCTGCCTGGAGCCGCTGCTGCTGCCGGGGCCACGCTGGGCGGCGGGTGCTGGGGGTGGCACCAGCAT GCTAGCAGGGGGCTCGGGCCCCAAGGTAATGCTGGGGCCCAGCTGTCCTTCCCCAGTGGGAAAGATGTTGGGGTCACCGGTCCAAAAGCCCACGCTGCACCGGTCCATCAATACCAAGGTGCTGCTGGCAGAGGGTGATGATTCACCCTTCACGGAGCACTGCCGCCACTATGAGGACTCCTACCGG CGCCTGCAGGTGGAGATGCAGAACCTGAAGGACCAGGTCCAGGAGTTGCACCGGGACCTCACCAAGCACCACTCGCTCATCAAGGCCGAGATCATGGGCGACATTCTGCACAAGTCCTTGCAGGTGGACGCCCAGATCACCGCGGAGTACGCGTCTGTGGAGGGGATGAGAGTCGTCTTCCAGGAG ATTTGGGAGGAATCCTACCAGCGGGTGGCTAATGAGCAGGAGATTTATGAAG CCCAGCTCCGTGACCTTCTCCAGCTGAAACAGGAGAATGCCTACCTGACCACCATCACCAAGCAGATCACACCCTACGTCCGCTCCATTGCCAAGGTGAAGGAGCGGCTGGAGCCCAG GTTTCAGGCACCCGTGGATGAACAGTCGGACCACCTGCAAAACACGTATGACGACGGCGTGAATGGCGAGACCCAGGCCAG GAACGATCCAGTAACTGTcttggaaaagagagagaagacctCAGAGCCTAAAGGGAACAGCCGGGCTCTGAGCAGCCTCACAGATGAGCcttcactgaaaaacaaagattctcATAGACCCAAACCGAAAAACGGGGGTGACGTCCCCACGCGGAGAGAGCGCCCAGCCTAG
- the RNF207 gene encoding RING finger protein 207 isoform X1, protein MSGAIFAPLEGPSALDAASGHPLVCPLCHAQYERPCLLDCFHHFCAGCLRGRAADGHLSCPLCQYQTVVKGPSGLPPVDRLLQFLVDSSGDGLEVVRCANCDLECGKQDAETTYFCNTCGQPLCARCRDETHRARMFSRHDIVALGQRSRDVLQKCTLHAEPYIMFSTDKKSLLCIRCFRDMQRESRAHCVDLESAYVQGCERLQQAVLAVKALQTATREAIALLQAMVEEVRRSAADEEAAIHALFGSMQDKLAERKALLLQAVQSQYEEKDKAFKEQLSHLATLLPTLQVHLVICSSFLSLANKAEFLDLGYELMERLQGIVTRPHRLRPAQSSKITSDHRNEFARCLEPLLLPGPRWAAGAGGGTSMLAGGSGPKVMLGPSCPSPVGKMLGSPVQKPTLHRSINTKVLLAEGDDSPFTEHCRHYEDSYRRLQVEMQNLKDQVQELHRDLTKHHSLIKAEIMGDILHKSLQVDAQITAEYASVEGMRVVFQEIWEESYQRVANEQEIYEAQLRDLLQLKQENAYLTTITKQITPYVRSIAKVKERLEPRFQAPVDEQSDHLQNTYDDGVNGETQARNDPVTVLEKREKTSEPKGNSRALSSLTDEPSLKNKDSHRPKPKNGGDVPTRRERPA, encoded by the exons ATACCAGACGGTGGTGAAGGGCCCCAGCGGGCTCCCTCCAGTGGATCGGCTGCTGCAGTTCCTGGTGGACAGCTCAGGAGATGGCCTGGAGGTGGTGCGCTGTGCCAACTGTGACCTGGAGTGCGGCAAGCAG GACGCGGAGACCACGTACTTCTGCAACACCTGCGGGCAGCCGCTGTGCGCGCGCTGCCGCGACGAGACGCACCGGGCACGCATGTTCTCGCGCCACGACATCGTGGCCTTGGGCCAGCGCAGCCGCGACGTGCTCCAGAAGTGCA CGCTGCATGCCGAACCCTACATCATGTTCTCCACCGACAAGAAGTCGCTGCTGTGCATCCGCTGCTTCCGGGACatgcagag GGAGAGCCGGGCCCACTGCGTGGATCTCGAGTCGGCGTATGTGCAGGGCTGCGAGCGGCTGCAGCAGGCGGTGCTG GCAGTGAAGGCCCTGCAGACCGCCACGCGGGAGGCCATCGCGCTGCTGCAGGCGATGGTGGAGGAGGTGCGACGCAGCGCAGCCGATGAGGAGGCCGCCATCCACGCCCTCTTCGGCAGTAtgcag GACAAACTGGCAGAGAGGAAAGCGCTGCTGCTTCAAGCTGTGCAGAG CCAGTATGAAGAAAAGGACAAGGCCTTCAAGGAGCAGCTCTCCCATTTAGCCACTCTGCTGCCCACCCTGCAG GTTCACCTGGTCATCTGCTCTTCCTTCCTCAGTTTGGCCAACAAGGCTGAGTTCCTGGACCTGGGCTAT GAGCTGATGGAGAGACTGCAGGGCATCGTCACACGGCCACATCGCCTGAGGCCGGCACAGAGCAGCAAG ATCACCAGCGACCACCGCAACGAGTTCGCACGCTGCCTGGAGCCGCTGCTGCTGCCGGGGCCACGCTGGGCGGCGGGTGCTGGGGGTGGCACCAGCAT GCTAGCAGGGGGCTCGGGCCCCAAGGTAATGCTGGGGCCCAGCTGTCCTTCCCCAGTGGGAAAGATGTTGGGGTCACCGGTCCAAAAGCCCACGCTGCACCGGTCCATCAATACCAAGGTGCTGCTGGCAGAGGGTGATGATTCACCCTTCACGGAGCACTGCCGCCACTATGAGGACTCCTACCGG CGCCTGCAGGTGGAGATGCAGAACCTGAAGGACCAGGTCCAGGAGTTGCACCGGGACCTCACCAAGCACCACTCGCTCATCAAGGCCGAGATCATGGGCGACATTCTGCACAAGTCCTTGCAGGTGGACGCCCAGATCACCGCGGAGTACGCGTCTGTGGAGGGGATGAGAGTCGTCTTCCAGGAG ATTTGGGAGGAATCCTACCAGCGGGTGGCTAATGAGCAGGAGATTTATGAAG CCCAGCTCCGTGACCTTCTCCAGCTGAAACAGGAGAATGCCTACCTGACCACCATCACCAAGCAGATCACACCCTACGTCCGCTCCATTGCCAAGGTGAAGGAGCGGCTGGAGCCCAG GTTTCAGGCACCCGTGGATGAACAGTCGGACCACCTGCAAAACACGTATGACGACGGCGTGAATGGCGAGACCCAGGCCAG GAACGATCCAGTAACTGTcttggaaaagagagagaagacctCAGAGCCTAAAGGGAACAGCCGGGCTCTGAGCAGCCTCACAGATGAGCcttcactgaaaaacaaagattctcATAGACCCAAACCGAAAAACGGGGGTGACGTCCCCACGCGGAGAGAGCGCCCAGCCTAG